In one window of Plasmodium berghei ANKA genome assembly, chromosome: 14 DNA:
- a CDS encoding protein TOC75, putative: MKNVSHFYKYIILIILIYILANIKCNKIKKIGYNNICNKLYGNYHNENQECKYKKVNLNKLFYLENTNKLKEIWERIKHVYIRDTKNVNDKIIKTNSDFHSFKNSATNFTGDNNEIINNVIINNSTIIDQNELSNLLKRNNLITIRHKDINQIIKIINEYYIQTNHIFSTVLKYEIKNENDKKTLIIYVNEVILDKNCIKVNVYKEVGKKNETKSVQTEDEYTSEKTGKEELLKKEISNVELSINLPNIKEKTIKNSSVNNVKEIIFERENILSKDILQYELSVKKKKYCDQVKKMFEKKMNIKESSIFVWDEKMYDLLIKSNLFKYIHVRLTFDKSINKHILEIDLVENKSMMFIPSISKSFNSMLEFCINLTFSYLHSLNFSDKFRIKYFQNLNYKNNKHNYDIIFVNDTIEIEKLKNNFPSYSIYGFNTNKVYKKELNNSCLNDFTNIINSQCKKKDEENSERNNSNKEQNILKGFIQTKDIYNYLHTNKFFIFYIKKIHNTIFELKVKIKKNILHNFLYFLKTSSSTLTSQSSLPSEDTKVRNNSKISKMTQNFLISKYNYFIKRKTNNVLLNKLYNIYGATFKCSLSLNACSSNIFEKTKFLNTFFNLKNKIDLIFHFNTNNNFSIKSFSNISLDKNGNSTSKRVNTKSFYSYLLSYFKDINKEKYYDINKINNIHLNYTFYFNKNYKIPISKYVLNLKNILKRKKLNNQDEEIEKEGGNTQHIIRNNIRDEVKLEKPFPWNFINLNINDIQLLINLEFSLTKNLWNYKGINISNNNSRWFEKKVTDIPYAIINKLFNMNNEKNAHNNLENFKENIEKVEIYKNDLSESSKYNIHNVNINDAINEHLNKIGCSLNYKLIFPILFNNYFLNLTNMRLYLFLNYNLFNKPQKNRNISIPNNQNKNIATSNFLKLNYLKKKQKKKQIPSYGFGIIISNINIFMNFKINSKNMLPSLVMQLNQDISKFKYLL; encoded by the coding sequence atgaaaaatgtttcacatttttataaatatataatacttattattcttatatatattttagctaatataaaatgtaataaaatcaaaaaaataggatataataacatatgcaataaattatatggaaattatcataatgaaaatcaagaatgtaaatataaaaaagtaaacctaaataaattattctaccttgaaaatacaaataaattaaaagaaatatggGAAAGGATTAAACATGTTTATATACGAGACACAAAAAATGTgaatgataaaattatcaaaacAAACTCGGATTTTCATTCCTTTAAAAATTCCGCAACAAATTTTACAGgtgataataatgaaataattaataatgttataataaataatagtaCAATAATCGATCAAAATGaattatcaaatttattGAAACGTAACAATTTAATCACTATTAGACACAAAGACATtaatcaaataataaaaattataaatgaatattatattcaaaCTAATCATATTTTCTCCACTGTTTtgaaatatgaaataaaaaacgaaaatgataaaaaaacactaataatatatgtcaACGAAGTGATACTTGATAAAAACTGTATAAAAGTTAATGTTTATAAAGAGGTGGGTAAAAAGAATGAAACTAAAAGTGTGCAAACAGAAGATGAATATACCAGCGAAAAAACGGGGAAAGAGGagttattaaaaaaggaaatatcAAATGTTGAATTATCCATAAATCTaccaaatataaaagaaaaaaccataaaaaatagtagcGTAAACAAtgtaaaagaaataatttttgaaCGTGAAAATATCCTAAGTAAGGATATACTACAATACGAGCTAagtgtaaaaaaaaaaaaatattgtgatcaggtaaaaaaaatgtttgaaaaaaaaatgaatataaaagaaagcTCGATTTTTGTTTGGgatgaaaaaatgtatgacttgttaataaaatctaatttattcaaatatatacatgttaGACTAACATTTGACAAAAGTATCAATAAGCATATATTAGAAATAGACTTAgtagaaaataaaagcaTGATGTTTATTCCAAGTATATCAAAAAGCTTTAATTCGATGTTGGAATTTTGCATAAATTTGACATTTTCGTATTTACACAGTTTAAATTTTTCTGACAAGTTcagaataaaatattttcaaaatttaaattacaaaaataataaacataattatgatataatttttgttaatgATACAATAGAAATAgaaaaactaaaaaataattttccatCATATTCAATTTATGGttttaatacaaataaagtCTACAAAAAAGAACTTAATAATTCATGCTTAAATgattttacaaatattattaacagtcaatgtaaaaaaaaagatgaagaaaatagtGAAAGAAATAACTCCAACAAAGAAcaaaacattttaaaagGTTTTATACAAACAAAAGATATCTACAATTATTTgcatacaaataaattcttcattttttatattaaaaaaattcataatacaatttttgaattaaaagtgaaaattaaaaaaaacatattgcataactttttatactttttgAAAACATCCAGTAGCACATTAACTAGCCAAAGTTCGCTACCTTCTGAAGATACAAAAGTCCGAAACAATTCCAAAATTAGTAAAATGactcaaaattttttaatttctaaatataattattttataaaaagaaaaaccAATAATGTTTTacttaataaattatataatatttatggGGCTACATTTAAATGCTCACTTTCTTTAAATGCGTGTtcttcaaatatatttgaaaagacaaaatttttaaacactttttttaatttaaaaaataaaatcgaTTTGATTTTTCACTTTAATACaaacaataatttttctataaaaagtttttcaaatatatctTTGGACAAAAATGGGAATAGTACAAGCAAACGCGTTAATACTAAAAgtttttattcttatttattatcctattttaaagatattaataaagaaaaatattatgacattaataaaataaataatatacatttgaattacacattttattttaataaaaattataaaataccAATATCTAAATATGTTCTTAAtctcaaaaatatattaaaaagaaaaaaattaaacaatcaggatgaagaaatagaaaaagaaGGGGGGAACACACAGCATATTATTCGAAATAATATACGTGATGAAGTAAAGTTGGAAAAACCTTTTCCTTGGAATTTTATTAAtctaaatataaatgatatacaattgttaataaatttagaaTTTTccttaacaaaaaatttatggAATTATAAaggaataaatatttccaataataatagtagatggtttgaaaaaaaagtgacCGATATTCCCTATGCTATAATTAACAAGCTATTCAATAtgaataatgaaaaaaatgcacacaataatttggaaaattttaaagaaaatattgagaaagtagaaatatataagaatGATTTATCCGAAAGTAGTAAATATAACATAcataatgtaaatataaacgATGCTATAAATGaacatttaaataaaataggcTGTTcgttaaattataaattaatattccCCATactatttaataattattttttaaatttaacgAATATGAggttatatttatttcttaattataatttatttaacaaACCACAAAAAAATCGCAATATATCTATACCCAATAatcaaaacaaaaatatagcTACTTCAAATTTCCTCAagttaaattatttaaaaaaaaaacaaaaaaaaaaacaaattccATCATATGGATTTGGCATTATCATCTcgaatattaatatttttatgaattttaaaattaactctaaaaatatgttaccTTCCTTAGTAATGCAATTAAATCAAGATATATccaaatttaaatatttgttataA
- a CDS encoding CPW-WPC family protein, protein MFLLTFFIFDKEYVFFVHSLSNDKNKNFNILNANNIEGNFNDSFSFSDSLINSISKTLKKVPLGVLKKKITIELGKVAINLKLPNPDEEICNINYSELCPEGWINFGDGKNCLSPNDYVGPCKKKVSFENNTAINKYEFSLKCNVSWPCVGKCIEDFTKECPENWILKKKNICYAPKSYKDICVKEKSFTNFSKSEKKIWGDICNVNWPCYEQNYNILCPLNWKKSPDKKSCIGPESYTGPCKNILYLDNLNKNEKILLKNKCNIEWPIYQNNEQNFDSFLCPTGWNVSQIDNSICVAPKEYKGPCAKQISLSTFSKEDKSNFSKNCLVHWPFIQTIKNKNSNQNFNFPCPDNWDLIDQKKEKHICIAPKNYIGPCNNIASFKNYTKEMKEAWGYVCKVNFPYDNLKYSNNKYNKQLEYEKNRKIHGIRNNSNSMINIPSINNGPFGPSGSIYEGLILDADKGIEYTQNNNDKYKSKSKNNIVIQDFDNIDSENFIITDEKIKDLILLKESTDDEKLKQTIDETIKQLRTKYTFGKINYSFIQVQKL, encoded by the exons ATGTTTTTATTGactttctttatatttgataaggaatatgttttttttgtacaCTCTTTAagtaatgataaaaataaaaattttaatattttaaatgcaaataatattgagGGTAATTTTAATGACAGTTTTTCGTTTTCTGATTCCTTAATAAATTCCATTTCAAAAACTTTGAAAAAGGTTCCCCTTGGAg TGCtaaagaaaaagataaCAATTGAACTTGGTAAAGTAGCAATAAATCTCAAATTACCAAATCCAGATGAAgaaatatgtaatattaattattcaGAATTATGCCCAGAGGGATGGATAAATTTTGGGGatggaaaaaattgtttaagTCCAAATGACTATGTTGGAccatgtaaaaaaaaagtgtcgtttgaaaataatacagcaattaataaatatgagttttcattaaaatgtAATGTATCATGGCCTTGTGTAGGAAAATGTATAGAAGATTTTACAAAAGAATGTCCAGAAAATTggattttaaaaaaaaaaaatatttgttatgCTCCTAAAAGTTATAAAGATATATGtgtaaaagaaaaaagttttactaatttttctaaatctgaaaaaaaaatatggggAGATATATGTAATGTTAATTGGCCTTGttatgaacaaaattataatatattatgtccattaaattggaaaaaaagTCCAGACAAGAAAAGTTGTATAGGGCCTGAATCTTATACGGGTCCatgcaaaaatattttatatttagataatttaaataaaaatgaaaaaatattattaaaaaataaatgtaatatTGAATGGCCAATTTATCAAAACAATGAACAGAATTTTGATTCTTTTTTATGTCCAACTGGATGGAATGTATCACAAATAGATAATTCTATTTGTGTTGCTCCTAAAGAATATAAGGGTCCATGTGCTAAACAAATTTCTTTATCTACATTTAGTAAAGAAGATAAATCgaatttttctaaaaattgTCTTGTTCATTGGCCATTTATTCAAaccataaaaaataaaaatagtaaccaaaattttaatttccCATGCCCTGATAATTGGGATTTAATTgatcaaaaaaaagaaaaacatatttgtattgctccaaaaaattatataggACCATGTAATAACATTgcttcttttaaaaattatactaAAGAAATGAAAGAAGCTTGGGGATATGTTTGTAAAGTCAATTTTCCATATGataatttgaaatattcaaacaataaatataataaacaactagaatatgaaaaaaatcgaaaaataCATGGAATaagaaataatagtaatagtatgataaatattccATCAATTAATAATGGACCTTTCGGTCCTTCAGGATCTATATATGAAGGTTTAATTTTAGATGCAGATAAAGGAATAGAATATactcaaaataataatgataaatataaatcaaaaagtaaaaataatattgttatacaagattttgataatattgatagtgaaaattttattattacagatgaaaaaattaaagatcttatattattaaaagaatCGACAGACGATGAAAAATTGAAGCAAACTATTGATGAAACAATTAAACAATTAAGAACCAAATATACTTTtggaaaaattaattattctTTTATACAAGTTCAAAAATTGTGA